The window CCTAACGGGTCCCTACGATTCTTCTGATCCCCAGCTTCTCCGGTACCAGGTTAGTCTCATGAAACTGGCGGGAATAGACGGTGTCATTTTCGATTGGTACGGCATTGAAGATGCCTTAGATTATCGATCCATTCATGAGTCTACCCTGGCGATGATCAAGGTCTTGGGTGAAGCGGGATTGAAATTCGCCATCTGTTATGAGGATCAAAGCATCGGGCATATGATTGAGGCCGGGGTCATTCCCAAGGATGGGGGGCTGGCTGCCGGGGAGAGGGTAATGCAGTATATGCAGGATACCTGGTTTACCGATCCCGGGTACCTGACCCATGAGGGACGGCCGGTGCTCTTAACCTTCGGACCTCAGTACTTTGTGAACCCCGAGCACTGGGACCGGATGTTTTCCCGAGCCCAGCCGAGGCCTCTTTTTATGACCCTGGATGGCCACAGCGCGTCCATAGCGGACGGGTCCTTTGCCTGGCCACCAATGTGGGCATCAGAGGGAGGTGTTCTCGCAATTCCACGACTTGTCACGTATTTGAATGAGTATTACCGGCTCCAGAGAGATTCGCCCTTCCTGGTGACTACAGCATTTCCGGGCTTCCATGATATCTACCGGGAAGCCAGTACAGGGCCCAGCTATGGGTTCCTAGATGATTATGATGGCCGGACCTTCCAGTTGACCCTGGAGGCGGCTCTGAAATCCCAGGCCCAGGTCATTCAAATCGCAACCTGGAATGACTATGGAGAAGGTACCATGGTGGAGCCCACGGCAGAACGGGGGTACCGAGATCTGGAATATCTGCAAACCCTTCAGATACGGCAGAACCCGCGCTTTCTTTTTGGAACAAAGGATTTACGGATTCCCCTGGAACTCTACCGGATCAGTACCGATGCTCAGGCCTCCGAGAAAGCACGAGTAGCTGCCGAGAATGCCACCACGGCCTTGTTAGCCGGAGACCTGGCGGCCTTCAGAACCTCCGTGTCTGAGGCGGGGGTCAAGATTCCCCCAACTGTTCTCCCCCTTTTACCGGACGCTTGGGCAGGGGCAGATGTAGGGGCATTAGAATCACCCCAAGAGGCAGCCTACAACCCCGGAGATAAACCTAACCTTGCCCTGGGCAGGCCTGTTTCCGCGAATTCCCATATTTATGATTTTATACCCCAGAATGCAGTAGACGGCCAGACGACTACCTACTGGGAAGGGGGGGCGGACAGGTATCCTAACCGTATTACCGTCGATTTGGGTAGGGAAACCCAGCTCGAGGCGGTAGTGATACGGCTTAATCCGGCCCGGATTTGGGCTACGCGGATTCAGCGCCTTGCCGTGTTGGGTAGTTCGGATGGTGAAGATTTTTCCATACTGGTTCCTGAGCAGGCAGCGGAGTTCGATCCCCAAACTAATGGAAACACATACAGCTTGCATCTGACGGGGGCCGCTCGGTATCTCCAGGTACTCATTACAGCTAATGACGGTGCTAATGCCGGACAGATTGCTGAGTTGGAAATCTACGGCCGGTAGTACCCCGGCTGCAGCCGGGCAATCCGGAAGCATTCTCGGCGGCGGGGCAACCACGGGCCCCGTTTCGCCGGGCTTGGGCGGGCTTCACTGCTGACCCAGGCGGTTCCGGAGCCGGAATTCTTTCGGGGTTTCTCCCATGTAGGCTTTAAAGATTTTCACAAATGATCCCACGTTATCGTATCCGGTTTCTTTACCTATGGTCTCGACCTTGTGGTCCGTGGAAATTAAGAGCTCCCTGGCCTTGGCCAGGCGGAGGTTGGTAATGTACTGTTTTATAGTTTCCCCGTAGGCGGTTTTGAAAATGGCAGAAATGTGTGAGACGCTGTACCGCAGCTGATCCGCAATCTGATCCAGGCTGAGATTCCTGTCTGTATAGGTTTGGTCAATGATAGCCTTTACACTCTCGGCAATCATGACACTTGCCGAGCTTTGGGTATCGTCAAGCACATCAAGGATCTTGGCCAGCAACTGCTGAATCCCCTGGTGCATTTCTGTGGTATCAATGGTTTCTTCAATGGTCTGGCTAACCTCGGTAATCCTTTCCACCGTTTCTTGTTTTAAGGGCACATCAAATTCTTTAAGAATTTTTAACAGTGAATCTAACAGGTGAAAAACGGCGTGTTTCAGCTGGGTAAAGGGCAGGCCGGAGGCACCAAGAATGGCATAAAACTGTTCCAACGCAGCCTCAGATTGGTTGCGATCCCGTTGCTTTACCGCATTGATTATCCGCATTTCTTCATTGTAGGGGTAAAAATGCAGCCGGGGCTGCCCGGATATAATCTGGGTGTAGGAGACTATAGTACGGTTGGGAAACAATGTGCGGTACTCAATGGCAATCCGTGCTTCTTTGTAGGCGTCGGAGAGCTCGTACAGAGAAGGGTGCAGGGTGCTGCAGCCCAGGTAAATGTTTCCGGTGATCTCTTCATCCAGGTGGAGATAATTGCAGATATCAAAGGTGCTCAGTGATGATTGATCCTGGCCTGATAGCAGACTGTGGGGTATTCGGCAGATGAAGACGAGTTTTGAATCATCGGTCAGTACGGTTTCATAGGCGATGTCTTGATGAAAATGGAACCACTTTGCAATGGTTGCATCCCGTTCCACCACCAGGAGCTTGCTTGGAGTCGTGCCTTCCTGGGTAAAACGGCTTTTCAATAAACACTCAATAATCAGGAACTGGTCGCCGGACTGGGGTAGCAGGGAAAGCTGGGCTCGTTCCACTTCTCCTTCCAGAGATGAGCCCAGCAGCTCCGGGTCATGGAGAAGTGCCTGGATTACCCCCTCCTTCTGGTAGGGGTTGCTGCTGTAAAGGGTGGTATTCAGGGCCTTGTTCCGGTCGCTCAGGCGCTTTATATGAAGTTGGATACGGGAAAACTCGTCTACATCCTGGAGTCCATCAGGATCTCCGAGGCTAAGCACCAGGTTTTCCAGGGGGCGGTACAGAGAGTTCACCAGCCAGGGTGCCAGAGCTGACAGAACCATCATAATGCCCGCGGTAATGAGGCCGGATTGAACCAGGAACCGGGCAAGATCATCATGAATGCTGGAATAATCAACGCCATACAAATAGCGCCAGCCGGTATCTGCGGACTGATTCGCGGTAATGAGATAGCGCCTTCCGTTCCTGTCGTGAATCACCGGACCCTGATCAGTTCCATGATTCAGCCAGTCCTGGGAGAAGGAGGCCAGGGATAGGCTGCTTTTGGATTGGCGGATTATAACCGGTTCGTTGTACTGGTTGGTAATAATTACGAAGGAGTTATCGATTATAAAAATCTCATCGAGCAGGCTCTTAAAAAAGTTCTCGTTCAACTGGATGTACATGTAGAAGCTGCTCCCGTCAGCTGAGTTTTGTATGCTCCGGATGAGGAATACCCGGGAACTCGGCTGGCCGGGCAGGGAGAGCAGAATATCTTTTTCTCCCTGGAAGGATTCCAGGGTTTTATTCAGCCTCTGGATGGTCGATCCGGCGCTGGAGTGCTCGATAGAGCTCACCAGCTTGTTTTTGAGATCCAGCATCAGATTATCCTTGGGGTGGACCAGGTAGGCCTCGTCATAATAATCGGAAAGCCGGCTGAAGGGATCGAAATTTAGAAAGAAATTCCGCTTCTCGCGAAAGTCGGAGGTTTCGTACCATTGCTTCAGGTTTTTTAGCTCCGGCCGTGATGAAAGGTAGACTAAATCGGTCTGGATGCGGGTTACAAAATAATCCATGGTGCTTTGAAGCTGGGCATTGGTGCTGACTATGAACTTCCACCGCTCCCGTTCTGTTTGGTCGTACATCCGTACAAATAACACGATGGTATTCAAAATGACCGGAACAAGCAGGATTACGAGAATAGAAATGGAGATGCGTTTCTTATATTTCATAGCCCACCGTTGTATCTGAGATGGTAAATCATAGCATGGCATGTACCTGGCGCAAGAAAATCATTGTAAATCAGCGGTAAGGACAATTTTTAGAAGAAAGGCAGCCTTGCCCCGGGATGGACATTTGGGAATCGCTACTAAATACCGGAAAAGTCAGGTTTACGCCGGGAATGAGGCCTCCGCATACTTGAGTCAACCACAAGTAAAGTAGGACGGCATGAAAAAAGCAGACAAGTATTTGGCCCCAGAAGAATGGGGAATACGGGAAATTGGATTTGATCCCCAACGAAGCAGAGTGAGCGAATCCCTCTTCAGCCAGGCAAATGAGTATATGGGTGCCCGGGGCTTTTTTGAGGAAGGGTACAGTGGAGACAGCCTGGTGGGCTCGTATGTTAATCAGGTGTTCGAAGAAAAACGTGCCTCCGAACCTACCAGCTATCGAGGTGTGTCCAATCGGATGTGCTTCATGGTGAACACCGTGAATTGGTTTGCGGTGACCATCCGTATCGGCGGTGAGGTATTGGATCTGGCAAGCTCCCGGTTCTCCGACTATTCTCGGTTTCTGGATTTCCGAACAGGCTTGGTAACCCGGTGTTTTACCTGGCAGGTTGATCCATCCCGGAAGGTGAGCCTCTGTTTTGAACGGTTTTTGAGTATGAAACGCCCCGAACGGGCGTACCAGAGAATCACTTTAAAGCCCCTGGGATGTACCGCACCTGTGGAGCTGGATCTGTCCCTGGATTTTTCCCATATCCATGAGCAGCAGAAGGAAAATTACTGGTCCTGTAGCCAGCGGTCTGTGGCAGAGGACAGGGCAACCATTCACGGCACCTCGAAACATCTGAACAAACAGCTGGCCGCCTCTTTCGCCATGCATTCCAGCTTGACCCTGGCTCAAACCCCCCTGGTGGAAGATCAGGCTGTAGGTATTCGGCTTACAGGTTTGGTAGATCCTGCTTCGACCCTTGTGGTGGAGCGGGAGATTAACCTTCTGAGGGAAGGCCATTCTCCACGGTCCCGGGAGGGCTTGAGCTTTCATGACGCCCTGGAAGAAAACCGAGCGTACTGGGATGAAGTATGGCACCGGTCCGACATCCAGATTGAGGGAGACCTGGAGAATCAGCAGGGCATCCGGTACTGCATTTTCCAACTTGAGCAGACCTACCATGGGGCCTCCCCCGGGGCAAATATTGGTGCCAAGGGCCTCAGCGGCGAGGCGTATAACGGCAATGCCTTCTGGGATACCGAGGTCTATTGCCTGCCCTACTACCTGTTTTCTAACCCGGAGGCGGCAAAACGGCTCCTGGACTTCCGTTACCGGACCCTGCCCCAGGCCTTGGACCG of the Spirochaeta lutea genome contains:
- a CDS encoding discoidin domain-containing protein; its protein translation is MAVHASVDLRLAGMALIVLLGWIMGCTTSKVPSSEELFTDAGNRLDIQEPEGRETSDPLIMVHYMPWFEAPPISSGFGFHWHMGGGVFDPYRILENGRVDIGSHYYPLTGPYDSSDPQLLRYQVSLMKLAGIDGVIFDWYGIEDALDYRSIHESTLAMIKVLGEAGLKFAICYEDQSIGHMIEAGVIPKDGGLAAGERVMQYMQDTWFTDPGYLTHEGRPVLLTFGPQYFVNPEHWDRMFSRAQPRPLFMTLDGHSASIADGSFAWPPMWASEGGVLAIPRLVTYLNEYYRLQRDSPFLVTTAFPGFHDIYREASTGPSYGFLDDYDGRTFQLTLEAALKSQAQVIQIATWNDYGEGTMVEPTAERGYRDLEYLQTLQIRQNPRFLFGTKDLRIPLELYRISTDAQASEKARVAAENATTALLAGDLAAFRTSVSEAGVKIPPTVLPLLPDAWAGADVGALESPQEAAYNPGDKPNLALGRPVSANSHIYDFIPQNAVDGQTTTYWEGGADRYPNRITVDLGRETQLEAVVIRLNPARIWATRIQRLAVLGSSDGEDFSILVPEQAAEFDPQTNGNTYSLHLTGAARYLQVLITANDGANAGQIAELEIYGR
- a CDS encoding helix-turn-helix domain-containing protein, with product MKYKKRISISILVILLVPVILNTIVLFVRMYDQTERERWKFIVSTNAQLQSTMDYFVTRIQTDLVYLSSRPELKNLKQWYETSDFREKRNFFLNFDPFSRLSDYYDEAYLVHPKDNLMLDLKNKLVSSIEHSSAGSTIQRLNKTLESFQGEKDILLSLPGQPSSRVFLIRSIQNSADGSSFYMYIQLNENFFKSLLDEIFIIDNSFVIITNQYNEPVIIRQSKSSLSLASFSQDWLNHGTDQGPVIHDRNGRRYLITANQSADTGWRYLYGVDYSSIHDDLARFLVQSGLITAGIMMVLSALAPWLVNSLYRPLENLVLSLGDPDGLQDVDEFSRIQLHIKRLSDRNKALNTTLYSSNPYQKEGVIQALLHDPELLGSSLEGEVERAQLSLLPQSGDQFLIIECLLKSRFTQEGTTPSKLLVVERDATIAKWFHFHQDIAYETVLTDDSKLVFICRIPHSLLSGQDQSSLSTFDICNYLHLDEEITGNIYLGCSTLHPSLYELSDAYKEARIAIEYRTLFPNRTIVSYTQIISGQPRLHFYPYNEEMRIINAVKQRDRNQSEAALEQFYAILGASGLPFTQLKHAVFHLLDSLLKILKEFDVPLKQETVERITEVSQTIEETIDTTEMHQGIQQLLAKILDVLDDTQSSASVMIAESVKAIIDQTYTDRNLSLDQIADQLRYSVSHISAIFKTAYGETIKQYITNLRLAKARELLISTDHKVETIGKETGYDNVGSFVKIFKAYMGETPKEFRLRNRLGQQ